A stretch of Cicer arietinum cultivar CDC Frontier isolate Library 1 chromosome 5, Cicar.CDCFrontier_v2.0, whole genome shotgun sequence DNA encodes these proteins:
- the LOC101499800 gene encoding bidirectional sugar transporter SWEET3-like — protein MLATLRFVVVFLGNIASVALYAAPIVTFKRVIKNKSTEEFSCIPYIIGLLNCLLFTWYGLPVVSYKWENLGLVTVNGVGIVLELSYVLIYFFYAPPRGKVKVGMITTLVVVVFCIIATVSAFSLHDTEHRKLLVGITGLCVSIALYGSPLVAMKKVIETKSVEFMPLPLSMCAFLASALWLTYGLLVRDIFIAGPSVFGTPLSILQLFIYFKYRRERIVDEPNNGDLERGSIQLEEVYLEKNDVTNCEQC, from the exons ATGTTAGCGACTCTtcgttttgttgttgtttttcttg GCAATATTGCCTCAGTTGCACTTTATGCTGCCCCAAT TGTTACATTCAAAAGGGTGATAAAGAATAAAAGCACAGAAGAGTTTTCATGCATTCCTTACATAATTGGATTGTTGAACTGTCTCCTTTTCACTTGGTATGGTTTGCCTGTTGTAAGCTACAAATGGGAAAATTTAGGTCTTGTAACGGTTAATGGAGTTGGAATTGTTCTTGAGTTATCCTATGTTCTCATTTATTTCTTCTATGCTCCACCCAGAGGAAAG GTAAAGGTGGGTATGATAACGACACTTGTTGTGGTAGTGTTCTGCATAATTGCTACAGTATCAGCTTTTTCATTGCACGATACTGAACACCGAAAGCTACTCGTTGGTATCACAGGCTTGTGTGTTTCTATTGCATTGTACGGTTCTCCTCTTGTTGCAATG AAGAAAGTTATAGAAACAAAGAGTGTGGAATTCATGCCACTTCCGTTATCTATGTGTGCTTTTTTAGCTAGTGCTTTGTGGTTGACTTATGGACTCCTCGTTCGTGATATCTTCATTGCG GGTCCAAGTGTATTTGGAACTCCCTTAAGCATCCTCCAACTCTTCATCTACTTTAAATACAGGAGAGAGAGGATTGTGGATGAACCAAACAATGGGGATTTGGAAAGAGGTAGCATACAGTTAGAGGAGGTGTACTTGGAAAAGAATGATGTCACAAATTGTGAACAATGTTAA
- the LOC101499178 gene encoding probable WRKY transcription factor 53, whose translation MGDSKSLIHELLQGLELTRQLQLYLNVPSSSSNETRELLIQQIITTFEKALQMVNRKGHVAESSQQQQPARTVGIRMLDSPPLSCSPKSEDSDRDFQDHHRNAFKKRNTMPIRWTKKIRVTPGVRVEGPLDDGYSWRKYGQKEILGALHPRGYYRCSHRNVEGCLATKQVQRSDEDSTVFEITYRGNHTCTMESNVVALPTLNPNENQETNVNTNLQSMRTGLRVQTENLDFLDQPFGSIFSSPAVLESSFVENFNSPSANSGISQFSMSPNSSVFPNITTSVANTPTTSLEFPIDQFEFDRHNFTFDNSPFF comes from the exons ATGGGAGATTCAAAGAGCCTTATACACGAGCTACTACAAGGATTGGAGTTGACAAGGCAGCTTCAACTCTATCTCAACGTgccttcttcttcctctaatGAAACCCGTGAATTATTGATCCAACAAATCATAACAACATTTGAAAAAGCACTTCAAATGGTAAACCGTAAAGGACACGTGGCTGAATcctcacaacaacaacaaccggCAAGGACGGTTGGAATCCGAATGTTGGACTCACCGCCTTTAAGCTGTAGTCCCAAAAGTGAAGACTCAGACAGAGATTTTCAAGACCATCACCGCAATGCTTTCAAAAAAAG AAACACTATGCCAATTAGATGGACAAAAAAAATTCGAGTTACACCAGGAGTGAGAGTGGAAGGTCCTCTTGATGATGGATATAGTTGGAGAAAATATGGGCAAAAAGAAATTCTTGGAGCATTACATCCAAG AGGGTATTACAGATGCAGTCACAGAAACGTTGAAGGGTGTTTGGCAACAAAGCAAGTACAAAGATCTGATGAAGACTCAACTGTGTTCGAAATCACTTACCGAGGAAACCACACTTGCACAATGGAATCCAATGTGGTAGCTCTTCCTACATTAAATCCAAATGAAAACCAAGAAACAAATGTAAACACAAATCTTCAAAGTATGCGAACAGGACTAAGAGTCCAAACAGAGAACCTAGATTTCCTCGACCAACCATTTGGTTCAATATTCTCTTCCCCTGCTGTACTTGAAAGCAGTTTTGTTGAAAACTTCAATTCTCCTTCTGCGAATTCAGGAATAAGCCAGTTTTCGATGTCACCGAATTCAAGTGTGTTCCCTAATATCACAACTTCTGTTGCAAACACACCAACTACTTCGTTAGAGTTTCCAattgaccaatttgaatttgaCAGACATAACTTCACATTCGATAACTCGCCATTTTTTTGA
- the LOC101499497 gene encoding RNA polymerase sigma factor sigE, chloroplastic/mitochondrial: MGVVTVSSSAARTPLGLKTKFSSHHPVLKRPLTVAFKGDKQNDTTLVATQEKIPMQVDTAKTHKKRIAKTKKLPKKARVVFTEETFPSSLDVDYNEAAAILENIYKLSPTSDVCNADYIDCKIKRVSRRGKKIGDVSKEELDNDRVVRNQNVKAKRLDLDERIALKKNNSEDAIPTRKKRNVTSKIEKIDELLREYSVPADFVSLDWKKMKIPPVLHSSEHAFLFKLMQPMKALHQVKEDLQKELAREPTEDDIADATHMRTAQVKKAIEVGRAARNKLIKHNLRLVLFVINKYFSDFANGSRFQDLCQAGVKGLITAIDRFEPNRKFRLSTYSLFWIRHAIIRSMTLSSFSRVPFGLESVRAEIRRAKLELTFELQRPPTEEEVIERVHISPERYRDVMRASKPLLSLHSRHLITQEEFIDRVVDDGGVDGDNRRQPALLRLALDDVLDSLKPKENLVIRQRFGLDGKGDRTLGEIASNLNISREMVRKHEVKALMKLKHAARLDYLRRYVV, from the exons ATGGGAGTTGTGACTGTTTCTAGCTCAGCTGCTCGAACTCCACTAGGATTGAAAACAAAGTTTTCGAGTCACCATCCGGTACTGAAGAGACCTTTAACAGTAGCATTTAAAGGAGATAAACAGAATGATACTACTTTGGTTGCAACTCAAGAGAAAATTCCTATGCAAGTTGATACAGCCAAGACACACAAGAAAAGGATAGCGAAAACCAAAAAACTACCTAAGAAAGCAAGAGTGGTCTTCACAGAGGAAACTTTTCCGTCTTCATTGGATGTAGACTATAATGAAGCTGCTGCGAtacttgaaaatatatacaaacTTAGCCCGACATCTGATGTATGTAATGCAGACTATATAGATTGTAAGATCAAAAGAGTCTCTCGAAGGGGTAAGAAGATTGGTGATGTAAGTAAAGAGGAGTTAGACAATGATAGGGTAGTCAGAAACCAGAATGTGAAAGCCAAACGATTGGATCTTGATGAGAGGATTGCATTAAAAAAGAACAATAGTGAAGATGCAATTCCCACACGGAAAAAAAGAAATGTCACGAGTAAAATTGAGAAGATTGATGAACTTCTTAGGGAATATTCAGTACCTGCTGATTTTGTCAGTCTGGActggaaaaaaatgaaaatacctCCAGTTCTTCATTCTTCAGAGCATGCATTTTTGTTCAAGTTGATGCAACCAATGAAG GCACTCCATCAAGTGAAAGAAGATTTACAGAAGGAGCTAGCAAGAGAACCTACAGAGGATGACATAGCTGACGCAACACACATGCGCACTGCTCAAGTAAAGAAAGCAATAGAGGTCGGTCGAGCTGCAAGAAACAAGCTAATTAAG CACAATCTCCGGCTTGTCTTGTTCGtgatcaacaaatatttttcagatTTCGCCAATGGATCAAGGTTTCAAGATCTCTGTCAGGCAGGAGTTAAGGGACTTATAACAGCGATTGATCGTTTTGAGCCAAATAGGAAATTTCGGCTTTCAACTTACAGTTTGTTTTGGATACGACATGCTATCATTCGTTCCATGACCCTCTCAAGCTTCTCACGTGTTCCCTTTGGACTTGAGTCG GTTAGAGCAGAGATCCGAAGAGCTAAGCTTGAGTTGACATTTGAGCTTCAGAGGCCACCAACAGAGGAAGAAGTAATAGAAAGAGTTCATATATCCCCTGAAAGATACCGTGACGTAATGAGGGCATCTAAACCCCTTCTTTCGCTGCATTCGAGACATCTAATCACGCAAGAAGAGTTTATCGATCGGGTTGTTGATGATGGTGGTGTTGATGGTGATAATAGGAGGCAACCTGCTCTGCTAAGGCTTGCTCTTGATGACGTG CTTGATTCCCTAAAGCCTAAGGAGAACTTGGTGATCAGACAGAGATTTGGACTTGATGGTAAGGGTGACAGAACTTTGGGAGAAATCGCCTCAAACTTGAACATCTCTAGGGAAATGGTGAGAAAGCACGAAGTCAAGGCTCTCATGAAGCTCAAGCATGCAGCTCGGTTGGATTATCTTCGTCGCTATGTTGTATAA